The following coding sequences are from one Cenarchaeum symbiosum A window:
- a CDS encoding geranylgeranyl pyrophosphate synthase/geranyltranstransferase (COG0142) produces the protein MSASEAAAINALLRQRLRGRPSRLYAAAAHLIEHGGKRFRPYMLIKSCQALGGKKSDAMPAATAIEMIHNFTLLHDDIMDNDSIRHGVPTVHKKFGVPVAILAGDVLFSKAYQVISGPRVPEKRAARLTSRLAAACVDVCEGQLYDMDMAEGAKLPTRSEYIMMIGKKTASLFGAACAMGAICSGADEKDARRFAAFGTGLGVAFQITDDLIGITGDPKVTKKPVGNDIREGKKSLPVLMALKKARGKDRAAIRAAFGNARATSVQLRAAVSAVKSLGIEDDVRREAGSYAKKASSALDRYPGRHRDDLLSLLDCVVWRRL, from the coding sequence ATGAGCGCTAGCGAGGCGGCGGCAATCAATGCTCTGCTGCGCCAGAGGCTCAGGGGCAGGCCATCCCGGCTGTATGCTGCAGCAGCCCACCTGATAGAGCACGGGGGAAAGAGGTTCCGGCCGTACATGTTAATCAAGAGCTGCCAGGCGCTGGGAGGAAAAAAGTCCGACGCCATGCCGGCTGCTACCGCAATAGAGATGATACACAACTTTACCCTGCTACACGATGATATCATGGACAACGATTCTATCCGCCACGGCGTGCCCACCGTGCACAAAAAATTCGGGGTCCCGGTGGCTATTCTCGCAGGCGATGTGCTGTTCTCAAAGGCGTACCAGGTGATATCGGGCCCGCGCGTGCCAGAAAAAAGGGCGGCAAGGCTGACCAGCAGATTGGCCGCGGCATGTGTCGACGTATGCGAGGGGCAGTTATACGACATGGACATGGCGGAAGGCGCAAAGCTCCCCACAAGATCAGAGTATATCATGATGATAGGCAAAAAGACCGCGTCGCTCTTTGGGGCGGCCTGTGCGATGGGGGCGATCTGTTCGGGGGCTGATGAAAAGGACGCAAGGCGCTTTGCTGCATTCGGGACAGGGCTCGGGGTGGCATTTCAGATAACAGACGACCTGATAGGCATAACAGGGGATCCAAAGGTCACAAAAAAGCCCGTCGGCAATGATATCAGGGAGGGCAAAAAGTCGCTGCCAGTATTAATGGCGCTAAAAAAGGCCCGAGGCAAAGACAGGGCCGCCATACGGGCAGCCTTTGGGAATGCCCGGGCCACATCTGTGCAGCTGCGCGCGGCAGTATCTGCTGTAAAGAGCCTTGGAATAGAGGATGATGTGCGCAGGGAGGCAGGCTCATACGCAAAAAAGGCAAGCTCTGCGCTCGACAGGTACCCCGGCAGGCACCGCGACGACCTGCTCTCGCTGCTAGACTGTGTGGTGTGGAGAAGGCTGTGA
- a CDS encoding glutamyl-tRNA synthetase (COG0008): MSDIAGEARKIALQNAVSHGGRAREGAVLAGLLGARPELRPKAGELMEEISDIVAGINAMPESKQREELGDVPVERKKQEGQALPPLEGAIKGRVVTRFPPEPNGYPHIGHAKAAIINEEYVTMYGGIKILRMDDTNPGAERMEYYAAIKVGLDWLGIEYDVIKNTSDDMDLLLSKGRELLESGDAYVCTCKRDDMSKNRRAMAPCKCSKKAQEDHMEGWDKMHGKFKPGQAVARFRGDMESQNTVMRDPVLFRIMEERHPLLGDRHRVWPSYDMAVAIEDSIDGVTHAFRSKEYELRNELYGAILGKLDMRAPMVLEFSRLEFEGMPVSKRVIRPLIEDGKIPWYDDPRLPTLEGMKKRGITPGAIRRFVISLGLTKADTLAPFGALEAFNRKEIDGNSTRLFLVGDPRRIDVAGLPGTAELPNHPSGDMGSRKIETGGALYLPGKDAEGLSEGGHIRLMGLGDVRIDSAGRDLAGTYTGDDISAGYPKMQWVPCGDARKIKVVIPRAPIKDGEFDSSSLGILEGMVEPHYLQVGDGQSIQFVRFGYCRKESQHMAVFTHG, encoded by the coding sequence GTGAGTGATATAGCAGGCGAGGCCAGAAAGATCGCCCTGCAAAATGCTGTATCCCATGGGGGCCGGGCAAGGGAGGGCGCTGTTCTAGCCGGCCTGCTTGGCGCAAGGCCCGAGCTGAGGCCAAAGGCGGGCGAGCTTATGGAGGAGATATCCGATATAGTAGCAGGGATAAACGCCATGCCGGAATCCAAACAGAGAGAAGAGCTCGGGGATGTGCCCGTAGAGCGCAAAAAGCAGGAAGGGCAGGCGCTGCCCCCCTTGGAGGGCGCCATAAAGGGCAGGGTAGTTACGCGCTTTCCGCCAGAGCCAAACGGCTACCCGCACATAGGGCACGCAAAGGCTGCAATAATCAACGAGGAATATGTAACAATGTACGGGGGGATAAAGATCCTCAGGATGGACGATACAAACCCCGGCGCCGAAAGAATGGAGTACTATGCGGCCATAAAGGTGGGCCTCGACTGGCTGGGCATAGAGTACGATGTGATAAAGAACACTTCTGACGACATGGACCTGCTGCTATCCAAGGGCAGGGAGCTGCTGGAATCAGGCGATGCGTATGTGTGCACCTGCAAAAGGGATGATATGTCAAAGAACAGGCGCGCCATGGCCCCCTGCAAGTGCAGCAAAAAAGCCCAGGAGGACCACATGGAGGGCTGGGACAAGATGCATGGCAAGTTCAAGCCGGGGCAGGCCGTGGCAAGATTCAGGGGGGACATGGAATCCCAGAATACCGTAATGCGCGATCCGGTCCTGTTCAGGATAATGGAGGAGAGGCACCCTCTTTTAGGGGACAGGCACAGGGTCTGGCCGAGCTACGACATGGCAGTTGCCATCGAGGACAGCATAGACGGGGTCACGCATGCGTTCCGGTCAAAGGAATACGAGCTGCGCAATGAACTGTACGGGGCGATACTGGGAAAGCTGGATATGCGGGCTCCCATGGTGCTAGAGTTCTCCCGCCTGGAGTTTGAGGGGATGCCCGTCTCCAAGAGGGTTATCCGGCCGCTCATCGAGGACGGAAAGATCCCGTGGTACGATGATCCGCGGCTCCCCACGCTCGAAGGCATGAAGAAAAGGGGGATAACGCCCGGGGCGATAAGGCGCTTTGTCATATCGTTGGGGCTTACAAAAGCGGACACGCTTGCCCCGTTTGGCGCCCTAGAGGCGTTCAACCGCAAGGAGATAGACGGGAACAGCACGAGATTGTTCCTGGTCGGGGATCCGCGGAGAATAGACGTGGCGGGGCTGCCGGGTACAGCCGAGCTGCCAAACCATCCCTCCGGGGACATGGGTTCGAGAAAGATAGAGACAGGCGGAGCGCTGTACCTGCCGGGAAAGGACGCTGAAGGCCTCTCAGAAGGCGGCCATATCAGGCTGATGGGCCTGGGGGATGTGCGGATAGATTCTGCAGGCCGCGACCTTGCGGGAACATACACAGGGGATGACATATCTGCCGGATACCCGAAAATGCAGTGGGTCCCCTGTGGGGATGCCCGCAAGATCAAGGTGGTCATACCGCGGGCCCCCATAAAAGACGGCGAGTTTGATTCTTCCAGCCTTGGAATACTCGAGGGGATGGTCGAACCGCACTATTTACAAGTGGGCGACGGGCAGAGCATACAGTTTGTCAGGTTTGGATACTGTAGAAAAGAATCACAGCACATGGCGGTGTTTACCCACGGGTAG
- a CDS encoding 2-keto-4-pentenoate hydratase/2-oxohepta-3-ene-1, 7-dioic acid hydratase (COG0179), with translation MKFARLLDGKKETYGIVKGDRVASREEIVYSTGVPLPTRLGGFLFEGWLAEVNDRLDGLEYERGLSEYGIMAPIAEPPKIFCLAFNYADHAQDQDRSPPDEPVIVMKPRTALCGNGDDIVMPPFVKELDYEVELALIIGKRCRDVDVIGAKEAIFGYTILNDVSARDIQFRDGQFTRAKGLDTFAPCGPWITSADEVQDPGRLKMTTKVNGRARQDSSTSKMHIKPFEIVSKLSSSMTLEKGDIISTGTPSGVALNNPDSEYLAAGDEIEMEIEGLGVLRNTVRGTRE, from the coding sequence ATGAAGTTTGCCCGGCTGCTAGACGGCAAGAAGGAAACCTATGGGATAGTAAAGGGGGACAGGGTCGCGAGCAGGGAGGAGATAGTCTATTCGACAGGGGTGCCGCTGCCCACACGGCTGGGCGGATTTCTATTTGAGGGCTGGCTGGCCGAGGTGAATGACAGGCTAGACGGATTGGAGTACGAGAGGGGGCTTTCAGAGTATGGTATAATGGCGCCGATAGCCGAGCCCCCAAAGATATTCTGCCTTGCATTCAATTATGCAGATCATGCGCAGGACCAGGACCGCAGCCCGCCGGATGAGCCCGTGATAGTGATGAAGCCGAGGACCGCCCTGTGCGGGAACGGCGACGACATAGTGATGCCGCCGTTTGTAAAAGAGCTAGATTATGAGGTGGAGCTGGCGCTGATCATTGGCAAGAGATGCAGGGATGTGGACGTTATAGGGGCAAAAGAGGCCATATTCGGGTACACCATACTCAATGATGTCTCGGCGCGGGATATCCAGTTCAGGGACGGGCAGTTTACCCGGGCAAAGGGGCTCGATACGTTTGCGCCGTGCGGGCCGTGGATAACCTCGGCCGACGAGGTGCAGGACCCGGGCAGGCTGAAAATGACCACAAAGGTAAACGGCAGGGCAAGGCAGGATTCGTCCACTTCAAAAATGCACATAAAGCCGTTTGAGATAGTCTCCAAGCTGAGCAGCTCCATGACCCTTGAAAAGGGCGACATAATATCGACCGGGACCCCGTCGGGGGTGGCGCTCAACAACCCGGATTCAGAGTATCTAGCCGCCGGCGACGAGATCGAGATGGAGATAGAGGGGCTCGGCGTGCTGAGAAACACGGTCCGGGGGACCAGGGAATAG
- a CDS encoding uncharacterized protein conserved in archaea (COG1698), producing MAAKNYYECRPGLYHGLYHRPGRGVGMAGDDENRGTLKEAISVLNQITTNPSTPKTIRKNITDLVADLGSEEYRLAVRAANAISALDDITQDPNMPSFIRVSLWQAVSKLEGIRE from the coding sequence ATGGCCGCGAAAAACTATTATGAATGCCGTCCGGGGCTGTACCATGGATTATACCACAGGCCCGGGCGGGGCGTAGGCATGGCCGGGGACGACGAGAACAGGGGCACGCTGAAGGAGGCCATATCGGTGCTCAACCAGATTACTACAAACCCGTCGACCCCCAAGACGATAAGAAAGAACATAACGGATCTTGTGGCGGACCTTGGAAGCGAAGAGTACAGGCTGGCGGTCAGGGCTGCAAACGCGATAAGCGCCCTTGATGATATAACGCAGGATCCCAACATGCCCTCGTTCATCAGGGTCTCCCTCTGGCAGGCCGTATCAAAGCTCGAGGGGATAAGGGAATGA
- a CDS encoding SAM dependent methyltransferase (COG0500) yields the protein MRLEEYLGTLPRGIMSGEDVQLPDRAYREILQLAEVGPDDVFYHLGSGDGRAVNMAAAEFGARAVGIEMDNGKCSAAGEHGGPRTEFRNQDVRDADISDATVILFWFADEEVISSMMPKFGLLQDGCKVATLWGPLPGYMPYKVRFPFVINRAPFEAAPGLGEQLLAVFGVKCIDFVTAWEHSERYTKAIELADAENNRFVTILQTVVTWINASNLGVACGEGVPDSISTYMGILRNFYGIETKHLLD from the coding sequence TTGAGGCTCGAGGAATACCTGGGGACGCTGCCCCGGGGGATAATGTCCGGCGAGGATGTGCAGTTGCCCGACAGGGCGTACAGGGAGATACTACAATTAGCAGAAGTGGGCCCTGATGATGTGTTTTATCACCTGGGATCCGGGGATGGAAGGGCAGTGAATATGGCCGCGGCAGAGTTTGGCGCAAGGGCAGTAGGGATAGAGATGGATAACGGCAAGTGTTCTGCCGCAGGGGAACATGGCGGGCCCCGCACGGAGTTTCGGAACCAGGATGTAAGGGATGCAGACATATCCGATGCGACGGTGATACTGTTCTGGTTTGCAGATGAAGAAGTGATATCATCGATGATGCCAAAGTTCGGGCTGTTGCAGGATGGGTGCAAGGTGGCCACGCTATGGGGCCCGCTGCCAGGGTATATGCCGTACAAGGTGAGGTTTCCGTTTGTCATAAACAGGGCACCCTTTGAGGCGGCCCCGGGCCTTGGGGAGCAGCTGCTGGCCGTATTCGGGGTAAAGTGCATAGACTTTGTGACCGCGTGGGAGCACTCTGAAAGGTACACAAAGGCGATAGAGCTGGCAGACGCCGAGAACAACCGGTTCGTGACAATACTCCAGACGGTGGTCACCTGGATAAACGCCAGCAACCTCGGGGTAGCCTGCGGGGAGGGGGTGCCGGATTCGATTAGCACCTACATGGGGATATTGAGGAACTTTTACGGAATAGAGACAAAGCACCTGCTGGACTGA
- a CDS encoding superfamily II helicase (COG1061) — protein sequence MVERRLVPTKEEKKIAGKVLSEIFNSGNDRDAAKFLREHLEDRSPGLESILATNIDEAAREIENSKLPQVLVNMFGTEIFEGSMGIKLRDEILNKLLATERYDDIHSIYHSAINVSEEEHDGIKRAFFEDRVTESKKYHRKLMDHRAHSWRPGRRYAREFVRALRISSIFSGLPSDPRPSRTEEVIPISEIKPLKNFQLNMRAQVLQILQSRGGRAIVSLPTGSGKTRMVVEAAVALLNQSGPDKNILWIADTQEVCEQAVVCFKQIWERYGKGGILNIYRTWGDNDLPVYDEHGIIVASIQKLSASSEKLDSLRENLSTIIIDEAHHSIAPSYVEVLEHLGLSRSGSETENDSRIPLIGLSATPERKEPGGTRKLHNMYRNNTVYPCQKFSPSAERGVSFDDNWQNMDYMRKKLTQWKYLADAEFVSIGVGDVKLDMENSAYLKRGNDKWMRGVAIMAERNRLIKDYVLKEARNNKKILYFGPNVSQSNAMARILEEEDVGSVCITSETRHSVRKMFVDIFNGPDDSKIQVMCNYNVLSTGFDSPKIDMVVIARPTTSVVAYQQMVGRGLRGEEFGGREGNRCTIVTVEDNIFMYNNDAVKLGYQEFREYHGI from the coding sequence ATGGTTGAAAGGAGGCTTGTGCCAACTAAGGAAGAAAAGAAGATTGCTGGAAAGGTCCTAAGCGAGATTTTTAATTCAGGCAATGATAGAGATGCGGCCAAGTTCCTACGTGAACATCTAGAGGACAGATCACCGGGACTGGAAAGTATACTTGCAACCAATATAGATGAGGCTGCGAGAGAAATAGAAAACTCCAAACTCCCACAGGTCCTTGTCAACATGTTCGGTACAGAGATCTTTGAGGGGAGCATGGGTATTAAGTTAAGAGATGAGATACTGAACAAATTACTTGCTACGGAAAGGTATGACGATATACATAGTATTTACCACAGTGCAATCAATGTAAGTGAAGAAGAACACGACGGAATCAAAAGGGCATTTTTTGAGGATAGGGTAACAGAATCAAAAAAATACCATAGAAAACTTATGGACCACAGAGCACATTCTTGGCGTCCGGGACGCCGGTATGCAAGGGAGTTTGTACGGGCTTTGCGCATATCGTCTATCTTTTCTGGTTTGCCCAGTGATCCAAGGCCGTCTAGAACGGAAGAAGTTATACCAATATCAGAGATCAAACCGCTTAAGAACTTCCAGTTGAACATGCGGGCTCAAGTACTGCAGATCCTGCAAAGTAGGGGCGGGAGGGCAATTGTGTCCTTGCCTACGGGATCGGGGAAGACTAGAATGGTGGTGGAGGCTGCCGTTGCTCTGCTTAACCAGTCCGGACCGGACAAAAACATACTCTGGATTGCTGATACGCAAGAAGTGTGCGAGCAAGCTGTTGTATGTTTTAAGCAGATCTGGGAAAGATATGGCAAGGGCGGAATTCTAAATATCTACCGCACATGGGGTGATAATGATTTACCTGTATATGATGAACATGGCATAATTGTGGCAAGCATTCAAAAGCTCAGTGCCTCTAGTGAAAAACTGGATTCACTTCGTGAGAATTTATCCACCATTATAATCGACGAAGCACACCATTCGATTGCACCATCATACGTTGAGGTGCTGGAGCATCTTGGCCTTTCACGGTCAGGGTCAGAGACAGAGAATGATTCCAGAATTCCACTTATCGGCCTATCGGCGACCCCGGAACGGAAAGAACCAGGGGGGACCAGAAAATTACACAACATGTATCGAAATAACACAGTATATCCGTGCCAGAAGTTCAGTCCTTCTGCTGAGAGGGGAGTATCCTTTGATGACAACTGGCAGAATATGGATTATATGAGGAAAAAACTCACACAATGGAAGTATCTTGCAGATGCAGAATTTGTCTCTATCGGAGTGGGTGATGTCAAGCTGGATATGGAAAATTCGGCTTATTTGAAACGAGGTAATGACAAATGGATGAGAGGTGTGGCCATAATGGCAGAACGGAACCGCCTCATCAAAGATTATGTACTAAAGGAGGCCCGTAATAATAAAAAAATTCTCTATTTCGGACCAAATGTGTCTCAGTCCAATGCCATGGCACGGATTTTAGAAGAAGAAGATGTGGGAAGCGTGTGCATCACATCAGAAACCCGACACTCTGTAAGAAAGATGTTCGTGGATATTTTCAACGGTCCTGATGATAGCAAAATTCAAGTAATGTGTAATTATAATGTGCTATCGACCGGGTTCGATTCGCCCAAGATAGACATGGTGGTAATTGCTAGGCCAACTACCAGTGTTGTGGCTTATCAACAGATGGTCGGCAGGGGTCTTCGTGGAGAGGAATTCGGTGGCAGAGAGGGCAACCGCTGTACAATAGTAACGGTTGAGGATAATATATTCATGTACAATAACGATGCGGTCAAGCTTGGCTATCAGGAATTCCGGGAATATCACGGAATATAG
- a CDS encoding DNA helicase, with protein sequence MEEAHRFFVGPGSVNETLTAGNRPLDMYASGILFPKSAALDELDMEKGDEADKEDEDPNIDQQSTAFFRPSSMGLRVRLKDGTSRIQAVVNYAKYVRNEDGNWTRRPLDKNNLFQIDLTQDEGEIRIPEEGQTEAKIWWKNDKNSTLNIFLENNTEWISWDRSGSSYAETKVHNEENCIFQPLIELRSLENNTFKPVYDNPFSDNYEEEKLELIYRDKKTFGIGYGCAAEWDKQNPPVYVRTTFMPIFHETFAKIDDVDKPEDVDMYALGWVGNLEDHENNQKKIEAILSPLIDKYKRWITKQNKIVEKEFTQSVDNMSEGENESITNRYRTIAKKNMDECTRVLNRMSAGLKLLVEGKDDTSKIILKSFILTNRAMLYQKIHFKYALNKFKNPKSKFPWPKPAPGDVKWYPFQIAFILMSLSGLVSKKHKDNSIADLIWFPTGGGKTEAYLGAAAFVMILRRLRGGIEDGLGVSVIMRYTLRLLTLQQFERASTLVCALEVLRRDRSITGLGKDPFLLGLWVGGSLTPNDHEDSSKALRTLSNSQDEHLERGSPWQTYYCPWCGHKVGPNNYRYDADGTKWTMVRCTNDTSGCKFTDNKFDPSRVLPLVTVDTDVYARCPSMIIATVDKFARMPFKSTIANILGRPYKKCDLHGFQSKETPKYCADTRHHTGEFIRDVDEIFPPDLIIQDELHLISGPLGTMVGLYETAVDFLTRDKNNLRPKVIAATATARGATEQIRRLFDLSTVQTFPPPGINRDHSLSWWGVGSGPGKIFVGVSFSHKSTKYSLAKLYSVLLHTVHSSLRSGSSSELVDPYWTLVGYYNSNRELGGSNRLIEDDVNTNLGFLAEHEYGNGDKRRDIGTPGNGIEELTGRRTQREINTIRAKIEKPLGTGEEISVLLATSMISVGIDINRLSLLTIVGQPKSVTEYIQVAGRIGRKKDSPGCVFTLFNPHKVRDLSHYENFNGFHNTMQKQVEPTTLTPFSPPACRRGLRPVFMTMMRLSVETLAKNKDASRFRIEDGAEATKFILERFKSIEQTHEDSPVYKDFKSMLDVFKEEWVKLIRNKMGAVCYTRWKKSSDTPLIVEFAKAGRQGTDMFPISTPESLRDVERHLLLRYDN encoded by the coding sequence GTGGAAGAGGCACACCGGTTCTTTGTGGGCCCTGGTAGCGTCAATGAGACACTCACAGCGGGAAATAGGCCGCTGGATATGTATGCGTCTGGAATACTATTTCCAAAAAGCGCAGCCCTAGATGAATTGGATATGGAAAAGGGGGATGAGGCTGACAAGGAGGACGAGGATCCAAACATAGATCAGCAATCTACCGCTTTCTTTAGGCCTAGTTCTATGGGCCTTAGGGTACGTTTGAAAGATGGAACAAGTCGGATTCAAGCAGTTGTAAATTATGCCAAATATGTACGCAATGAGGATGGTAATTGGACTAGGCGCCCACTAGATAAAAACAACTTATTCCAAATTGACCTTACACAAGATGAAGGTGAGATCAGAATACCAGAAGAGGGACAAACTGAAGCGAAGATATGGTGGAAAAATGATAAAAATTCCACTCTAAACATATTTTTGGAGAACAACACGGAATGGATTAGTTGGGATAGATCTGGTAGCAGCTATGCTGAGACTAAAGTTCACAACGAAGAGAACTGTATATTTCAGCCGTTGATAGAGCTTCGATCATTGGAAAATAATACATTTAAGCCGGTTTATGATAATCCATTTTCAGATAACTATGAAGAGGAGAAACTCGAATTAATTTATAGAGATAAAAAAACCTTTGGAATTGGTTATGGTTGTGCTGCTGAATGGGATAAGCAGAACCCACCTGTTTATGTTAGAACCACATTCATGCCCATATTTCATGAAACTTTTGCAAAAATTGACGATGTAGATAAGCCTGAAGATGTTGACATGTATGCACTAGGTTGGGTTGGCAATCTAGAAGATCATGAAAATAATCAGAAGAAAATTGAAGCTATACTGTCTCCTCTGATTGATAAGTACAAACGATGGATCACAAAACAGAATAAAATAGTAGAAAAAGAATTTACTCAGAGCGTAGATAACATGTCGGAAGGTGAAAATGAGTCCATTACCAACAGGTATAGAACAATCGCAAAAAAAAACATGGATGAATGTACCAGGGTCCTGAACAGGATGTCTGCCGGTCTTAAATTACTCGTCGAGGGCAAGGATGATACAAGTAAAATAATACTTAAGTCATTCATACTTACCAATAGAGCAATGCTTTATCAGAAAATACATTTCAAATATGCGCTAAATAAATTTAAAAATCCCAAATCTAAATTTCCATGGCCAAAACCAGCCCCAGGAGATGTGAAATGGTACCCATTTCAGATTGCTTTCATATTGATGTCGTTGAGTGGACTCGTATCAAAAAAACACAAGGATAACTCTATTGCCGATCTTATTTGGTTTCCCACAGGGGGTGGTAAAACCGAGGCATATTTAGGGGCGGCTGCATTTGTCATGATTCTAAGACGGTTAAGGGGAGGAATTGAGGATGGGTTGGGCGTTTCTGTCATAATGCGATACACGCTAAGGTTACTGACACTCCAGCAGTTTGAAAGGGCCTCAACACTGGTATGTGCATTGGAGGTGTTGCGGAGGGACCGGAGTATAACAGGGTTGGGCAAGGATCCATTCCTTCTCGGGTTGTGGGTAGGTGGCAGCCTGACGCCTAACGACCACGAGGATTCATCAAAGGCCCTCCGCACTCTAAGCAATAGCCAGGACGAACATCTAGAAAGGGGGTCCCCTTGGCAGACATATTACTGTCCATGGTGCGGTCATAAGGTAGGACCGAACAACTATCGATACGATGCAGATGGTACAAAGTGGACTATGGTGCGCTGTACAAATGATACTAGTGGTTGCAAGTTTACCGATAACAAATTTGACCCCTCTAGGGTACTTCCATTAGTAACCGTGGATACAGATGTGTATGCTCGTTGTCCCTCCATGATCATTGCTACCGTCGATAAATTTGCTCGGATGCCCTTCAAGAGCACCATAGCCAATATTCTTGGCCGTCCATATAAAAAATGTGATTTACACGGTTTCCAGTCTAAAGAAACACCCAAGTATTGTGCTGATACAAGACATCATACAGGGGAATTCATTCGAGATGTTGATGAAATATTTCCACCTGACTTAATAATCCAAGATGAGCTCCACCTCATATCTGGCCCTCTCGGTACAATGGTTGGATTGTACGAAACCGCAGTGGATTTTCTTACTCGCGATAAAAACAATTTACGGCCGAAAGTAATTGCTGCAACAGCCACTGCTAGAGGGGCAACCGAGCAAATACGTAGACTCTTCGACTTATCCACAGTACAAACGTTCCCCCCTCCGGGAATAAATAGAGATCATTCTCTGTCTTGGTGGGGAGTTGGCAGCGGTCCCGGCAAAATTTTTGTAGGCGTATCATTCTCACATAAATCTACCAAGTACTCGTTGGCTAAACTCTATTCCGTTCTATTACACACTGTACATTCATCACTCAGATCAGGCTCTTCGTCCGAGTTGGTGGACCCTTATTGGACACTAGTTGGATATTATAACAGCAACAGGGAATTAGGGGGCTCAAATAGATTAATTGAAGACGATGTAAATACGAATCTGGGATTTCTAGCGGAACATGAGTATGGCAATGGGGATAAAAGACGAGACATTGGAACTCCCGGTAATGGTATAGAAGAACTGACCGGAAGGAGGACCCAGAGAGAAATAAACACCATAAGGGCTAAAATTGAAAAACCCTTAGGAACTGGCGAGGAAATATCTGTACTTCTTGCAACAAGCATGATTTCTGTTGGAATTGATATAAATCGACTTTCGTTATTGACAATCGTGGGCCAACCTAAATCGGTTACTGAATACATACAGGTAGCTGGAAGGATAGGCAGAAAAAAAGACTCACCTGGTTGCGTTTTTACCCTATTCAATCCACATAAGGTCAGGGATCTTTCACATTATGAGAACTTCAATGGATTCCACAATACCATGCAAAAACAAGTTGAACCGACCACACTGACTCCGTTCTCCCCTCCTGCCTGTAGACGCGGCCTTCGTCCAGTATTCATGACAATGATGCGTTTATCTGTTGAAACATTGGCTAAAAATAAGGATGCAAGCAGATTTAGAATAGAGGACGGTGCGGAAGCCACTAAGTTTATCTTGGAACGGTTCAAATCAATTGAACAAACACATGAAGATTCACCCGTATACAAAGACTTCAAGAGTATGCTGGATGTATTCAAGGAGGAATGGGTTAAGCTTATCCGTAATAAAATGGGAGCGGTGTGCTATACCCGTTGGAAAAAAAGTTCTGATACCCCCCTGATTGTTGAATTTGCAAAAGCCGGAAGGCAGGGCACCGACATGTTTCCGATAAGCACGCCCGAGTCACTGAGAGATGTGGAAAGACACCTTCTATTGAGGTACGATAATTAA